In Paraburkholderia terrae, the DNA window TTCGCTGCCTCGCGTCGACGGGAAGACATAGTTGCGACTGCTTCTGATGCCGCGTAACTCGCGCAACATCGCCAGCGACTGACTTGACAGATAGACACGGCGCTCGCGCCCATTGCTCGCACGCGTGGCGGGAATCGCCCAGACACCTGCGTCGAGATCGAATTCGCGCCACGCCGCTTCGATCAACTCGGATTTATTGACCATCGTGAGCACGAGTAGATGGAGCGCGAGTTTCAGAGGCCGCCGAATGCTCGACGTATAGATCGTACGCAGCAACGTGCCGATTTCGCTTCCCGTCAGCACGCGCGAGCGGCCGTCCTGCGTCGCGATCGTGCGCGCGGGGATGGCATCGGCGGGATTGATGCTCGCGAGTTGCCGCGCGATCAGAAACGCGAACAGCCGCCTTGCGACATTGCGCGTATGGAGCGCCATCTGCGGTGCGCCCCGACTCTTGATTGCGTCGCAGATCGACTGGATATCCTCCGTCGTGACCTGCGCGATGGGTTTGTGCCCGATCGCGGGCAGGATGTCCTTGTCGAGCGCGCGCTGCGTCGTGCGTCGGTACTCGTCGGACTTGCGGGCCATCGCCGACGTCACGTAGAGTTCAGCGCCGTCGCGCAGCACATCGACGCGTTTTTCGGCGCCCCGGTCCTGTCTGGCTATGGACACGGGCGACAAGCCCTGCCCGACGATTTCCGCATACTTCTGCGCCCTGGCTCGAGCGACGCGCAATGACATCAGCTGATAGTCGCCGATCGTGACCATCGGTTGTCGACGCCCATTGAGCGTATAGCGGAAGCGCCAGACCTTCTTTCCGGTCGGCATGACTTCGAGGATGAGACCGTTGCCGTCGGCGACGCTGTAGCGCGTGGCGCGCGGCTGCAAGGTGCGGATGTGAGATTCGCTGAGTGGCGTCGCGAGTTTTGGCATGCTTGCGGGTTCGGTACACAGGGTGCGTCAAATGCAGAGTGTACAGGGTTGTGTACCGAAAGCCAGCTTCGATAGAAGCGCAGAAAGGCCATGTATATGGCCCATCGGTAAATGCCTACTTGCCGATACAAAACCTGCTGAAAATTACACCAAGTAGGTCGTCGGAAGTGAATTCACCGGTGATCGAATTGAGTTGATCCTGAGCCAGTCGCAATTCTTCAGCGAACAGATCCAGAGCTTGCGCATTCTGATCAGCGTGTTCTGCGGCGAGTCCCAAATGTTCTTGCGCGGCACGAAGCGCAATCAGATGCCGCTCGCGCGCCAGATAGACAGTTTCCGCGCCGGCTTGCCAACCCGCGATGCGCAGTAGTTCGCCCCGCAGCAAGTCGATCCCGTCGCCCCTTTTTGCGGACAGGCGAACTTCGCACGAATCGCCCTCGTCCGCGCCATTCAAGCTGGTAACGCCCGGTGCGATTCCCGTCAGATCGGTCTTGTTCAGCACACGCACGACGGGCACACCATGAGGAAAACGCGCGGCGATCGAATCGTCGTCGGCGGTCATGCCCGAGCGGGCGTCGAGCAGATGTAGCACGACATCGGCGCGCTGGATCTCCCCCCAGGTCCGCTCGATACCGATCTTCTCAACCTCGTCCTCCGTCTCACGCAGCCCCGCCGTGTCGATCACATGCAGGGGGATGCCTTCGATCTGTATCGTCTGCGCGACCTTGTCGCGGGTCGTGCCGGCAATCGGCGTGACGATTGCGAGTTCCGCGCCCGCGAGCGCGTTCAGCAGCGACGATTTGCCGACGTTCGGCTGCCCGGCTAGCACGACGGACAAGCCCTCGCGCAGCAGCGCGCCCTGCCGGGCTTCGCTCAGCACTAATGCGAGACGCTCGCGTATGCGAGCAAGCTTGCCGCGTGCGTCGG includes these proteins:
- a CDS encoding tyrosine-type recombinase/integrase; the encoded protein is MPKLATPLSESHIRTLQPRATRYSVADGNGLILEVMPTGKKVWRFRYTLNGRRQPMVTIGDYQLMSLRVARARAQKYAEIVGQGLSPVSIARQDRGAEKRVDVLRDGAELYVTSAMARKSDEYRRTTQRALDKDILPAIGHKPIAQVTTEDIQSICDAIKSRGAPQMALHTRNVARRLFAFLIARQLASINPADAIPARTIATQDGRSRVLTGSEIGTLLRTIYTSSIRRPLKLALHLLVLTMVNKSELIEAAWREFDLDAGVWAIPATRASNGRERRVYLSSQSLAMLRELRGIRSSRNYVFPSTRGSEDRPIAKGTLNQAAKTLRLEGEHFVLHDFRRTGLSHLRDLLQSADGKDAFAEAEDTVTVREMQLWADYVDAQVGEQANSPMGIR
- the mnmE gene encoding tRNA uridine-5-carboxymethylaminomethyl(34) synthesis GTPase MnmE, with product MLATDSDPIVAIATAPGRGGIGVVRISFGRAGEAAAQPMMQALTGQPLTPRHASYVPFLDGGGNALDRGIALYFPAPHSYTGEHVLELQGHGGPIVLQLVLQRCIDAGRAFGLRLAEPGEFTRRAFLNDKLDLAQAEAVADLIEASTEAAARSAGRSLEGAFSRDIHALVEEVITLRMLVEATLDFPEEEIDFLEAADARGKLARIRERLALVLSEARQGALLREGLSVVLAGQPNVGKSSLLNALAGAELAIVTPIAGTTRDKVAQTIQIEGIPLHVIDTAGLRETEDEVEKIGIERTWGEIQRADVVLHLLDARSGMTADDDSIAARFPHGVPVVRVLNKTDLTGIAPGVTSLNGADEGDSCEVRLSAKRGDGIDLLRGELLRIAGWQAGAETVYLARERHLIALRAAQEHLGLAAEHADQNAQALDLFAEELRLAQDQLNSITGEFTSDDLLGVIFSRFCIGK